From Spiroplasma eriocheiris, the proteins below share one genomic window:
- a CDS encoding ParA family protein: MGKIIAVTNQKGGVGKTTTSINLAAGLALYGKKILLIDIDPQGNATTGIGTNKDDISESMYDVLIGQVPLKNIIIPNIIPNVDLAPATISLAGADIYLMEQSEDSQSLLLDRIKPVRDNYDFILIDCPPSLGLINRNALGCADSVLIPIQAEYYALEGLAQLLSSIRFVQKMFNKNLTIEGIVLTMFDSRTKLSFEVMSEVKKYFNEKVYKTYIPRNIKISESPSHGLSIFDYDKGGAGAIAYRELTKEVLANNGN, from the coding sequence AAACAACAACTTCGATTAATTTAGCGGCCGGACTGGCGTTATATGGTAAAAAAATACTATTAATTGATATTGATCCCCAGGGGAATGCGACAACGGGGATTGGAACCAATAAAGATGATATTTCAGAAAGTATGTATGATGTCTTAATTGGGCAAGTACCATTGAAAAATATTATTATTCCAAATATTATTCCTAATGTTGATTTGGCACCGGCGACAATTTCCTTAGCCGGAGCAGATATTTATTTAATGGAACAATCAGAAGATAGTCAAAGCTTATTATTAGACCGCATTAAACCAGTGCGCGACAACTATGATTTTATTTTAATTGATTGTCCCCCATCATTAGGATTAATTAACCGGAATGCCTTAGGATGTGCTGATTCAGTCTTGATTCCTATCCAAGCTGAATACTACGCATTAGAAGGATTAGCCCAATTATTAAGTTCAATCCGGTTTGTCCAAAAAATGTTTAATAAGAATTTAACAATTGAAGGAATTGTCTTAACAATGTTTGATTCACGCACCAAACTATCATTTGAAGTAATGAGTGAAGTTAAAAAATATTTTAATGAAAAGGTATATAAGACTTATATTCCCCGTAATATTAAAATTAGTGAATCACCATCCCACGGGTTAAGTATTTTTGATTATGATAAGGGTGGCGCTGGCGCAATTGCTTATCGGGAATTAACAAAGGAGGTTTTAGCAAATAATGGCAACTAA